The following proteins come from a genomic window of Musa acuminata AAA Group cultivar baxijiao chromosome BXJ1-7, Cavendish_Baxijiao_AAA, whole genome shotgun sequence:
- the LOC103973362 gene encoding uncharacterized protein LOC103973362 isoform X1: MRNILVMENKIQEGEYLALISELTNTNTIQNHEVEFQQPDIEKLELVEVKANTECSEGASENEIEFLLRRVKSTATMLAYLKSKATIMAIPQLAHTSCGIKHQEGVGLVDKHGIPVSDWFKDVDCPSSEDSDVEVQLTNIPQFESFDANDGAYTGELLSTVHMVSDVMESLIKRVIMAETEADNQKEKVKLGMEENTKMTLQIEIMSAKVEEMEKFALGANSILNEMRQKVEDMVEETLIQRQQAEENKQELHRVKQNFETLRSFVKSLISVRELLLSSEQQFQTVDELFDRLLVETTHLQNDKFQKEAEVQKLIEENVRLRALLDKKEAELLAMNEQCKFMAISSGN, encoded by the exons ATGAGAAATATATTG GTAATGGAGAACAAAATTCAGGAGGGTGAATATTTGGCCCTAATTAGTGAGCTCACTAATACAAATACTATACAGAATCATGAGGTGGAGTTTCAGCAACCTGACATTGAAAAACTGGAACTTGTGGAGGTGAAGGCTAATACAGAATGTTCAGAAGGTGCTTCTGAGAATGAGATAGAATTCCTTTTGCGTAGAGTTAAAAGTACTGCAACAATGCTTGCCTACCTGAAATCTAAAGCAACAATCATGGCAATTCCTCAATTAGCTCATACGTCATGTGGGATCAAACATCAAGAGGGGGTAGGGCTTGTTGACAAACATGGGATACCAGTATCTGATTGGTTTAAGGATGTTGATTGCCCTTCCTCGGAAGATTCAGATGTGGAAGTTCAACTGACAAATATTCCTCAGTTTGAATCTTTTGATGCCAATGATGGAGCATATACTGGTGAATTACTCAGTACAGTACACATGGTATCAGATGTCATGGAATCTCTCATTAAGAGAGTTATCATGGCAGAAACTGAAGCTGATAATCAGAAGGAAAAAGTGAAGTTGGGCATGGAAGAAAATACGAAGATGACCCTTCAAATTGAGATCATGTCAGCAAAGGTTGAAGAGATGGAAAAGTTTGCACTTGGTGCAAATAGTATTCTGAACGAAATGCGGCAGAAGGTTGAGGATATGGTCGAAGAAACATTAATACAGCGACAACAAGCTGAAGAGAACAAGCAGGAGCTTCATCGTGTAAAGCAGAACTTTGAGACATTAAGATCATTTGTTAAAAGTCTTATCAGTGTCAGAGAACTCCTCCTATCATCGGAGCAACAATTTCAGACTGTTGATGAACTTTTTGACAG GCTGCTTGTTGAGACGACACATTTACAGAATGATAAGTTTCAGAAGGAGGCTGAAGTTCAGAAGCTTATTGAGGAGAATGTGAGATTGAGAGCTCTGTTAGACAAGAAGGAGGCTGAATTACTAGCCATGAATGAACAATGTAAGTTCATGGCTATTAGTAGTGGCAATTAA
- the LOC103973362 gene encoding uncharacterized protein LOC103973362 isoform X2: MENKIQEGEYLALISELTNTNTIQNHEVEFQQPDIEKLELVEVKANTECSEGASENEIEFLLRRVKSTATMLAYLKSKATIMAIPQLAHTSCGIKHQEGVGLVDKHGIPVSDWFKDVDCPSSEDSDVEVQLTNIPQFESFDANDGAYTGELLSTVHMVSDVMESLIKRVIMAETEADNQKEKVKLGMEENTKMTLQIEIMSAKVEEMEKFALGANSILNEMRQKVEDMVEETLIQRQQAEENKQELHRVKQNFETLRSFVKSLISVRELLLSSEQQFQTVDELFDRLLVETTHLQNDKFQKEAEVQKLIEENVRLRALLDKKEAELLAMNEQCKFMAISSGN; encoded by the exons ATGGAGAACAAAATTCAGGAGGGTGAATATTTGGCCCTAATTAGTGAGCTCACTAATACAAATACTATACAGAATCATGAGGTGGAGTTTCAGCAACCTGACATTGAAAAACTGGAACTTGTGGAGGTGAAGGCTAATACAGAATGTTCAGAAGGTGCTTCTGAGAATGAGATAGAATTCCTTTTGCGTAGAGTTAAAAGTACTGCAACAATGCTTGCCTACCTGAAATCTAAAGCAACAATCATGGCAATTCCTCAATTAGCTCATACGTCATGTGGGATCAAACATCAAGAGGGGGTAGGGCTTGTTGACAAACATGGGATACCAGTATCTGATTGGTTTAAGGATGTTGATTGCCCTTCCTCGGAAGATTCAGATGTGGAAGTTCAACTGACAAATATTCCTCAGTTTGAATCTTTTGATGCCAATGATGGAGCATATACTGGTGAATTACTCAGTACAGTACACATGGTATCAGATGTCATGGAATCTCTCATTAAGAGAGTTATCATGGCAGAAACTGAAGCTGATAATCAGAAGGAAAAAGTGAAGTTGGGCATGGAAGAAAATACGAAGATGACCCTTCAAATTGAGATCATGTCAGCAAAGGTTGAAGAGATGGAAAAGTTTGCACTTGGTGCAAATAGTATTCTGAACGAAATGCGGCAGAAGGTTGAGGATATGGTCGAAGAAACATTAATACAGCGACAACAAGCTGAAGAGAACAAGCAGGAGCTTCATCGTGTAAAGCAGAACTTTGAGACATTAAGATCATTTGTTAAAAGTCTTATCAGTGTCAGAGAACTCCTCCTATCATCGGAGCAACAATTTCAGACTGTTGATGAACTTTTTGACAG GCTGCTTGTTGAGACGACACATTTACAGAATGATAAGTTTCAGAAGGAGGCTGAAGTTCAGAAGCTTATTGAGGAGAATGTGAGATTGAGAGCTCTGTTAGACAAGAAGGAGGCTGAATTACTAGCCATGAATGAACAATGTAAGTTCATGGCTATTAGTAGTGGCAATTAA
- the LOC135679090 gene encoding uncharacterized protein LOC135679090 → MRGAKQPIYAGRAWVRRQPPKVKAFLCVVTGMAALVFLRFIVHDHDNLFVAAEAVHALGISVLIYKLTKERTCAGLSLKSQDLTALFLAVRLYCSFVMEYDIHTLLDSATLATTLWVIYMIRFKLKSSYMEDKDNFAIYYVVVPCALLAFAVHPSTSHNIFNRICWAFCVYLEAVSVLPQLRLMQNTKIVEPFTAHYVFALGVARFLSCAHWVLQVLDTRGRLLTALGYGLWPSMVLLAEIVQTFILADFCYYYVKSLVGGQLVLRLPSGVV, encoded by the exons ATGAGGGGAGCAAAGCAGCCGATCTACGCCGGGAGGGCATGGGTGAGGCGGCAGCCGCCCAAAGTGAAGGCGTTCCTCTGCGTGGTCACGGGCATGGCGGCCCTCGTCTTCCTCCGCTTCATCGTTCACGACCACGACAACCTCTTCGTCGCTGCAGAGGCCGTCCACGCCCTTGGAATCTCCGTCCTCATCTATAAGCTCACCAAGGAGAGGACCTGCGCCG GACTTTCATTGAAGTCTCAAGATTTAACAGCTTTGTTTTTAGCTGTCAGACTTTATTGCAGCTTCGTTATGGAATACGATATACACACATTGCTAGATTCTGCCACTCTTGCTACTACTCTTTGGGTTATTTACATGATTCGATTTAAACTGAAGTCTAGTTACATGGAGGATAAGGACAACTTTGCCATATATTATGTG GTTGTGCCTTGTGCTCTGTTAGCCTTTGCAGTTCATCCTTCTACATCACATAACATTTTCAATAGGATATGTTGGGCATTTTGTGTTTATTTGGAAGCTGTTTCAGTTCTGCCCCAGTTACGGTTGATGCAGAACACAAAG ATTGTAGAACCATTCACAGCTCATTACGTATTTGCTCTGGGGGTTGCAAGATTTCTGAGTTGTGCTCACTGGGTCCTTCAG GTCCTGGACACTCGTGGGCGATTGTTGACAGCTTTGGGGTATGGCTTGTGGCCATCAATGGTTCTTCTTGCTGAAATAGTTCAAACTTTCATTCTCGCTGATTTCTGTTATTATTATGTGAAAAG TCTCGTCGGTGGACAGCTGGTGCTCCGGCTTCCTTCTGGCGTAGTGTGA
- the LOC135679984 gene encoding uncharacterized protein LOC135679984, whose protein sequence is MEYMASLLLLLSMASLLLSPLSLADPNATTMPTPSGEIQREMDQQILATVLPDSSSNTQPFLTSPTGKYTGYLLRHKTTPESGGYGSDFCYIQIQDTVSGDSVWESECEPVSSANACTLVFSDTGLAVLDGSQSVWDTGASDGNNFPATLELADLGDMMVADKDGELIWKASDDPRVNQGCGSPDLGSGSPTFVGGDDSSPLGQQLPPPPPYLSEGALPLAPAPPPVVGDDNLTSGQAPPLAPTSAPFAAPTSGDENIPYNQQPPSYSSNVAFGQQQEQQMSAFHGLHGVNQPLVDNNAYDSGCSRKEGLIGILLVVVSHLVLRGL, encoded by the coding sequence ATGGAATACATGGCTTCTCTCTTGCTCCTACTCTCCATGGCTTCTCTACTCCTATCCCCACTTTCACTGGCTGACCCCAACGCTACCACCATGCCCACCCCCTCAGGTGAAATCCAGAGGGAGATGGATCAGCAAATCCTTGCGACCGTACTTCCAGACTCGTCGTCCAACACCCAACCCTTCCTGACTTCTCCCACGGGGAAGTACACCGGCTACCTCCTCCGCCACAAGACCACGCCGGAGTCCGGCGGCTACGGAAGTGACTTCTGCTACATCCAAATACAGGACACGGTCTCCGGTGACAGCGTGTGGGAGTCGGAGTGCGAGCCAGTGAGCAGCGCGAACGCGTGCACGCTCGTGTTCTCCGACACTGGGCTCGCGGTGCTCGACGGGAGCCAGTCGGTATGGGATACTGGTGCCAGCGACGGCAACAACTTCCCGGCGACGTTGGAGCTGGCCGACCTGGGCGACATGATGGTGGCAGACAAGGACGGGGAGCTGATCTGGAAGGCCAGCGACGATCCGAGGGTGAACCAAGGTTGCGGGTCGCCGGATCTAGGATCAGGGTCGCCCACGTTCGTCGGTGGAGACGATAGCTCTCCGTTAGGccagcagctgccaccgccgccaccgtaTCTGAGCGAAGGAGCTCTGCCTTTGGCGCCGGCGCCGCCGCCAGTTGTTGGAGACGACAACCTCACATCTGGCCAGGCGCCGCCACTGGCACCAACGTCGGCACCATTTGCAGCACCCACAAGTGGAGACGAGAACATCCCATACAACCAGCAGCCGCCATCATATTCAAGCAATGTAGCCTTCGGCCAACAGCAAGAGCAGCAGATGTCGGCGTTCCACGGCTTGCACGGAGTGAACCAGCCATTGGTGGACAACAATGCTTACGACAGTGGGTGCTCAAGGAAGGAGGGATTGATCGGAATCCTCTTGGTTGTGGTTAGTCACTTGGTGCTTCGTGGTTTATGA
- the LOC103973364 gene encoding uncharacterized protein LOC103973364 isoform X2: protein MQSKKRRRVDPPTIHPRNRYSEKPPDFGLLAYLYPSFSPYVFPSSRPGGRPSIDWTDFNATRELTRVLLLHDHGVNWWIPDRQLCPTVPNRSNYIHWIEDLLSSDLIPAWDCSDRKVRGFDIGTGANCIYPLLGASLLGWSFVGSDAALEWARKNVESNPHLSELIEIRNANDFLCSAEVKPKSGKIIEGELFAEEKEAESLEPKLVLSSFSKPHVLVGVVKDDEKFDFCMCNPPFFESIEEAGLNPKTSCGGTPEELVYPGGEQAFVTQIINDSVVLRNSFRWFTSMVGRKANLKVLVSKLREVGVSLVKTTEFVQGQTARWGLAWSFIAVKKSSIALNTPIKSHHSFMLEGLQRQFGAFQILKAVESFFLANGAICKCDFSSFLVNVTLSNDQIGDLLKDGLANIGGRAISSMSNTSTDLKFPKELLFHVSVFEQSPGTVLVRGSLLHKDNPLLGVFSSLFSRLEEALKNDFVNKLRGS from the exons ATGCAGAGCAAGAAGAGGCGACGGGTCGATCCGCCGACGATCCACCCCCGGAATCGGTACTCGGAGAAGCCGCCGGACTTCGGCCTCCTCGCCTACCTTTACCCCTCGTTCAGCCCCTACGTCTTCCCATCCTCCCGCCCCGGCGGCCGCCCCTCCATCGACTGGACCGACTTCAACGCCACCCGCGAGCTCACCCGTGTCCTCCTTCTCCACGATCACGGCGTCAATTG GTGGATCCCTGATCGTCAGCTCTGTCCTACAGTGCCAAATCGATCAAATTACATCCATTGGATTGAGGACTTGCTGTCCTCTGATCTGATCCCAGCATGGGACTGCTCTGATAGAAAAGTGAGAGGCTTTGACATTGGAACTGGTGCGAACTGCATATACCCTCTCCTCGGTGCATCTCTCCTTGGATGGAGTTTTGTTGGATCAG ATGCGGCATTAGAATGGGCTCGAAAGAATGTAGAGAGCAATCCCCACCTGTCAGAGTTGATTGAAATCAGAAATGCAAATGATTTTTTATGTTCCGCTGAAGTCAAGCCCAAATCAGGGAAAATTATTGAGGGGGAGCTGTTCgcagaagaaaaagaagcagaATCCTTGGAACCAAAGCTGGTGTTGAGCAGCTTTTCTAAACCTCATGTACTTGTAGGTGTGGTCAAGGATGATGAGAAATTCGACTTCTGCATGTGCAATCCTCCATTTTTTGAGAGCATCGAAGAAGCAGGTCTAAATCCCAAAACTTCTTGTGGAGGAACTCCCGAGGAACTGGTTTATCCTGGTGGAGAACAAGCTTTTGTAACTCAAATTATCAATGACAGTGTTGTGCTGAGGAACTCCTTTCG GTGGTTCACATCAATGGTAGGGAGAAAGGCAAATTTGAAAGTTTTGGTGTCAAAGCTTCGTGAGGTTGGGGTTTCTTTAGTTAAGACTACTGAGTTTGTTCAAGGCCAAACAGCAAGATGGGGTCTTGCATGGTCATTTATAGCTGTAAAGAAAAGTTCCATTGCATTAAATACACCAATAAAGAGCCATCATTCCTTCATGCTCGAG GGGCTTCAACGACAGTTTGGTGCATTCCAAATATTGAAGGCTGTTGAATCTTTTTTCCTGGCCAATGGTGCCATTTGTAAATGTGATTTTTCATCATTTTTGGTTAAT GTTACATTATCAAATGACCAGATAGGTGATTTACTTAAAGATGGCCTTGCTAATATAGGTGGAAGAGCCATTAGTTCGATGTCAAATACATCAACTGACTTGAAGTTTCCGAAGGAACTCTTGTTTCATGTTTCG GTGTTTGAGCAGTCTCCTGGCACAGTTTTAGTAAGAGGATCACTTTTGCACAAAGACAATCCATTGTTAG GAgtgttttcttctttattttcacGATTGGAGGAAGCTCTGAAGAATGATTTCGTCAACAAATTGCGTGGGAGCTAA
- the LOC103973364 gene encoding uncharacterized protein LOC103973364 isoform X1 has translation MQSKKRRRVDPPTIHPRNRYSEKPPDFGLLAYLYPSFSPYVFPSSRPGGRPSIDWTDFNATRELTRVLLLHDHGVNWWIPDRQLCPTVPNRSNYIHWIEDLLSSDLIPAWDCSDRKVRGFDIGTGANCIYPLLGASLLGWSFVGSDVTDAALEWARKNVESNPHLSELIEIRNANDFLCSAEVKPKSGKIIEGELFAEEKEAESLEPKLVLSSFSKPHVLVGVVKDDEKFDFCMCNPPFFESIEEAGLNPKTSCGGTPEELVYPGGEQAFVTQIINDSVVLRNSFRWFTSMVGRKANLKVLVSKLREVGVSLVKTTEFVQGQTARWGLAWSFIAVKKSSIALNTPIKSHHSFMLEGLQRQFGAFQILKAVESFFLANGAICKCDFSSFLVNVTLSNDQIGDLLKDGLANIGGRAISSMSNTSTDLKFPKELLFHVSVFEQSPGTVLVRGSLLHKDNPLLGVFSSLFSRLEEALKNDFVNKLRGS, from the exons ATGCAGAGCAAGAAGAGGCGACGGGTCGATCCGCCGACGATCCACCCCCGGAATCGGTACTCGGAGAAGCCGCCGGACTTCGGCCTCCTCGCCTACCTTTACCCCTCGTTCAGCCCCTACGTCTTCCCATCCTCCCGCCCCGGCGGCCGCCCCTCCATCGACTGGACCGACTTCAACGCCACCCGCGAGCTCACCCGTGTCCTCCTTCTCCACGATCACGGCGTCAATTG GTGGATCCCTGATCGTCAGCTCTGTCCTACAGTGCCAAATCGATCAAATTACATCCATTGGATTGAGGACTTGCTGTCCTCTGATCTGATCCCAGCATGGGACTGCTCTGATAGAAAAGTGAGAGGCTTTGACATTGGAACTGGTGCGAACTGCATATACCCTCTCCTCGGTGCATCTCTCCTTGGATGGAGTTTTGTTGGATCAG ATGTAACAGATGCGGCATTAGAATGGGCTCGAAAGAATGTAGAGAGCAATCCCCACCTGTCAGAGTTGATTGAAATCAGAAATGCAAATGATTTTTTATGTTCCGCTGAAGTCAAGCCCAAATCAGGGAAAATTATTGAGGGGGAGCTGTTCgcagaagaaaaagaagcagaATCCTTGGAACCAAAGCTGGTGTTGAGCAGCTTTTCTAAACCTCATGTACTTGTAGGTGTGGTCAAGGATGATGAGAAATTCGACTTCTGCATGTGCAATCCTCCATTTTTTGAGAGCATCGAAGAAGCAGGTCTAAATCCCAAAACTTCTTGTGGAGGAACTCCCGAGGAACTGGTTTATCCTGGTGGAGAACAAGCTTTTGTAACTCAAATTATCAATGACAGTGTTGTGCTGAGGAACTCCTTTCG GTGGTTCACATCAATGGTAGGGAGAAAGGCAAATTTGAAAGTTTTGGTGTCAAAGCTTCGTGAGGTTGGGGTTTCTTTAGTTAAGACTACTGAGTTTGTTCAAGGCCAAACAGCAAGATGGGGTCTTGCATGGTCATTTATAGCTGTAAAGAAAAGTTCCATTGCATTAAATACACCAATAAAGAGCCATCATTCCTTCATGCTCGAG GGGCTTCAACGACAGTTTGGTGCATTCCAAATATTGAAGGCTGTTGAATCTTTTTTCCTGGCCAATGGTGCCATTTGTAAATGTGATTTTTCATCATTTTTGGTTAAT GTTACATTATCAAATGACCAGATAGGTGATTTACTTAAAGATGGCCTTGCTAATATAGGTGGAAGAGCCATTAGTTCGATGTCAAATACATCAACTGACTTGAAGTTTCCGAAGGAACTCTTGTTTCATGTTTCG GTGTTTGAGCAGTCTCCTGGCACAGTTTTAGTAAGAGGATCACTTTTGCACAAAGACAATCCATTGTTAG GAgtgttttcttctttattttcacGATTGGAGGAAGCTCTGAAGAATGATTTCGTCAACAAATTGCGTGGGAGCTAA